In the genome of Aspergillus luchuensis IFO 4308 DNA, chromosome 2, nearly complete sequence, one region contains:
- a CDS encoding uncharacterized protein (COG:C;~EggNog:ENOG410PIVH;~InterPro:IPR019810,IPR002020,IPR036969,IPR016142, IPR016143;~PFAM:PF00285;~go_function: GO:0046912 - transferase activity, transferring acyl groups, acyl groups converted into alkyl on transfer [Evidence IEA]) encodes MDQSLTDYLGVSIRPFELFRPRLDGLGQMAAATPDEVQICASEPDKSQQNQDRSSDNPSQTHRIPFYIMAYTLASWLGRLFDAGKSLLPLQGNYINALLEQELPGEREGTLTVRDNRTGSKYTIPIVRNSVPAMGFRQICVDRAGKSPRQQFEDGLRLIDPGYRNTAVKMSSITYINGNEGVILYRGHPLASLIGKSYEEITHLLIWGSLPTPEERLRFQRRIAEAMMVVPENVKQLVATFPRNTPPMVILCAVLTGYLADQPELIPAHAGANLYNRRPEMVDEQIIRTLAVTAIAGSIAHCHMKGEELRAADPNLSYIENILWMGRYVDNNAAITREKAAEILTKAWSLYADHEMTNSTSAFLHVSSSLADPLSAMAACCMSGYGLLHGGAIDAAYRGMREIGGPENVPKLIEKVINKECRLSGYGHRIYKQVDPRAKYVREMLDELTRDRDIREMDPVLQVAMEIDRIASTHEYFVKRNLQANADLYGSFVYTALGIDSQFATVLAATARVSGVMAHWKEQTERAPDLWRPLQVYVPN; translated from the exons ATGGACCAAAGCTTGACAGACTATCTCGGCGTATCCATTCGTCCTTTTGAACTATTCCGTCCGAGACTGGATGGTCTCGGACAGATGGCTGCTGCCACGCCAGACGAGGTACAAATATGTGCTTCAGAGCCAGACAAATCCCAACAGAATCAGGACAGAAGCAGCGACAATCCTTCGCAGACTCATCGCATCCCCTTCTACATCATGGCATACACACTGGCATCTTGGCTGGGCCGCCTCTTCGATGCAGGCAAGAGCCTGCTGCCCTTGCAAGGCAACTACATCAATGCCCTACTGGAGCAGGAACTGCCTGGTGAACGTGAAGGCACATTGACAGTGCGGGATAACCGGACGGGATCGAAGTATACGATTCCCATCGTGCGCAACTCAGTACCGGCCATGGGATTCCGTCAGATCTGCGTCGACCGTGCAGGAAAGAGCCCACGACAGCAATTCGAGGATGGGCTCCGGTTGATTGATCCAGGGTACCGCAACACAGCTGTTAAGATGTCTAGCATCACGTACAT CAATGGCAACGAGGGCGTCATTCTGTACCGGGGCCACCCCCTGGCTTCGCTCATCGGAAAGAGCTACGAGGAGATTACCCACCTTCTCATCTGGGGCTCGCTACCCACGCCCGAGGAGCGTCTGCGCTTCCAGCGGCGAATTGCCgaggcgatgatggtggtgcccGAGAACGTAAAGCAGCTTGTGGCCACTTTTCC ACGCAACACTCCTCCTATGGTCATTCTCTGCGCGGTCTTGACGGGCTATCTGGCAGATCAACCCGAGCTCATTCCCGCCCATGCAGGTGCCAACCTGTACAACCGACGCCCAGAAATGGTCGATGAGCAGATCATCCGCACCCTAGCTGTCACGGCGATAGCCGGGTCAATAGCCCACTGCCACATgaagggagaggagctcCGCGCAGCCGACCCGAACCTGAGCTACATCGAGAACATCCTTTGGATGGGCCGGTATGTGGATAACAACGCGGCAATCACACGGGAGAAGGCAGCAGAGATCTTGACGAAGGCGTGGTCGCTGTATGCGGATCATGAGATGACCAACTCGACATCGGCTTTCCTTCACGTCTCGTCCTCCCTGGCCGACCCACTTTCGGCGATGGCTGCATGCTGCATGTCTGGCTACGGACTATTGCACGGAGGTGCCATCGACGCGGCATACCGAGGAATGCGGGAGATTGGTGGACCGGAGAATGTGCCCAAGTTGATCGAGAAGGTGATCAACAAGGAGTGCCGGTTATCTGGATATGGCCATCGGATCTACAAGCAGGTGGACCCTAGGGCGAAGTACGTGCGCGAGATGCTGGACGAACTGACACGGGATCGCGACATCCGCGAGATGGACCCTGTGCTCCAGGTGGCCATGGAGATCGATCGGATTGCGAGCACACACGAGTACTTTGTCAAGCGCAACCTGCAGGCAAATGCGGACTTGTACGGAAGTTTCGTGTACACGGCACT GGGTATTGACTCGCAATTTGCGACGGTGCTGGCAGCCACTGCACGGGTGTCGGGTGTGATGGCACACTGGAAGGAGCAGACTG AACGCGCACCGGATTTGTGGCGGCCACTGCAGGTGTACGTGCCGAACTAG
- a CDS encoding uncharacterized protein (COG:S;~EggNog:ENOG410Q0A5;~InterPro:IPR036148,IPR012705,IPR042188,IPR005656, IPR042183;~PFAM:PF03972;~go_function: GO:0016829 - lyase activity [Evidence IEA];~go_function: GO:0047547 - 2-methylcitrate dehydratase activity [Evidence IEA];~go_function: GO:0051537 - 2 iron, 2 sulfur cluster binding [Evidence IEA];~go_process: GO:0019679 - propionate metabolic process, methylcitrate cycle [Evidence IEA]) translates to MSSTSDRQYDEMITRLVEYVYHYEVRSDLAILRARYALMDALGCALETLQQSPECRALIGPYTPGLVAPYGFKLPGTCHQLDPVKGAFDMATLIRFLDHNDAYPGAEWGHPSDNLGAILAVTDWLSRTGATSQPLTVRTVLIAMIKAYEIQGCYQVRNAFNKVGLDHTLLVKIASTAVVAWLMGLTEKQAAVALSHAWADGHPLRIFRQSPNAGPRKGWAAGDAAMRAVHLCLLARAGQPGIPSALTEPEWGFLAVSFGGKELQLPRPFKTRVMEEVFFKLITAEGHGISAVQAAMSLAETMASRGIDPATEISRIDIRTHEAAVRIIDKQGPLTNAADRDHCMRYMVSVVLLKNAIIEADDYHDSSVWAHDPRVEALRQRIHMAEDPQFTYGYHHKKAAASGLTVFLTNGEQLDEVVVEYPIGHPMHEDTLPKVRAKFERNMEGLFTAEETSRVIDAIHQDKLPVHRLVDLLGR, encoded by the exons ATGTCTTCCACTTCCGATCGACAGTATGACGAAATGATAACTCGCCTAGTCGAGTATGTCTACCACTACGAAGTAAGAAGCGACCTCGCTATCCTGCGGGCCCGCTATGCTCTCATGGATGCTCTTGGTTGCGCTCTGGAGACTCTTCAACAAAGCCCCGAGTGTCGCGCTCTGATCGGCCCATACACACCAGGTCTGGTCGCTCCTTATGGGTTCAAGCTGCCGGGCACCTGCCACCAGCTCGATCCAGTCAAGGGTGCCTTTGACATGGCAACCTTGATTCGCTTTCTGGATCACAATGATGCATACCCTGGTGCCGAATGGGGCCACCCATCTG ATAACCTGGGCGCCATCCTGGCGGTCACAGATTGGCTCAGTCGTACAGGCgccaccagccagccactgACCGTCCGGACGGTTCTGATCGCGATGATCAAAGCCTACGAGATTCAAGGCTGCTACCAGGTCCGCAATGCCTTCAACAAGGTGGGGCTGGATCATACGCTACTTGTGAAAATCGCCTCCACAGCTGTTGTCGCTTGGCTGATGGGTCTGACGGAGAAACAAGCCGCCGTCGCTCTCTCCCATGCGTGGGCTGATGGCCACCCTCTGCGCATCTTCCGTCAAAGTCCCAATGCGGGGCCACGCAAGGGCTGGGCCGCTGGAGACGCCGCCATGCGTGCTGTACACTTGTGCCTACTAGCTCGCGCCGGCCAGCCAGGCATCCCTAGCGCGCTAACTGAGCCAGAATGGGGTTTTCTGGCTGTCAGCTTTGGGGGTaaggagctgcagctgccACGGCCCTTCAAGACACgggtgatggaggaagtGTTCTTCAAACTCATCACTGCAGAGGGCCACGGCATCTCTGCAGTTCAGGCAGCCATGTCGCTGGCCGAGACCATGGCCAGCAGAGGGATCGATCCCGCTACTGAAATCAGTCGCATCGATATCCGCACGCATGAAGCGGCTGTCCGCATCATCGACAAGCAAGGCCCGCTCACCAATGCGGCCGACCGCGATCACTGCATGCGGTACATGGTGTCGGTCGTGCTGTTGAAGAACGCGATCATCGAAGCAGACGACTACCACGATTCGAGCGTGTGGGCCCATGACCCGCGTGTTGAGGCCCTTCGCCAGCGGATCCATATGGCCGAAGACCCGCAGTTCACCTACGGCTACCACCACAAAAAGGCGGCGGCCAGCGGACTCACCGTCTTTCTGACCAACGGGGAGCAATTAGACGAAGTAGTCGTCGAATACCCGATCGGGCATCCGATGCACGAAGATACTTTGCCCAAGGTGCGTGCCAAGTTTGAGCGAAACATGGAGGGCCTGTTCACGGCGGAGGAGACAAGCCGGGTGATCGACGCGATCCATCAGGACAAACTTCCAGTGCATCGATTGGTCGACCTGCTGGGCCGATGA